Proteins encoded within one genomic window of Cellulomonas xiejunii:
- a CDS encoding 4'-phosphopantetheinyl transferase family protein: MLADLLPPGVVAVESFGPCAPAPLIGDEAAAVARAVPTRRAEYAAVRACARDALEQLGAGRPAVPSAPDRSPVWPAGVVGALTHCDGYRAAAVAHARDWTGVGIDAEPLAPLPDGVAHLVMSDDERADLADVDPALFPERVLFSAKESVYKVWYPAVRTWLGFEDVRVRLGDGTFTAHLQVLGLGVDTLHGRWTTGRGLVVTAVTLAHPPGRHAGAGADEDWSSGRRTC; this comes from the coding sequence GTGCTCGCCGACCTGCTGCCGCCCGGTGTCGTGGCCGTCGAGTCCTTCGGGCCCTGCGCGCCGGCGCCGCTGATCGGCGACGAGGCGGCCGCCGTCGCACGTGCCGTGCCGACGCGGCGCGCCGAGTACGCCGCGGTCCGGGCGTGCGCGCGCGACGCCCTCGAGCAGCTGGGCGCCGGCCGGCCGGCGGTGCCCAGCGCGCCCGACCGTTCGCCCGTGTGGCCCGCCGGGGTCGTCGGCGCCCTCACGCACTGCGACGGGTACCGCGCGGCCGCCGTGGCCCACGCCCGCGACTGGACGGGTGTGGGCATCGACGCCGAGCCGCTCGCCCCGCTGCCCGACGGGGTCGCGCACCTCGTGATGTCCGACGACGAGCGCGCGGACCTCGCCGACGTCGATCCCGCACTCTTCCCCGAGCGCGTCCTGTTCTCCGCCAAGGAGTCGGTCTACAAGGTCTGGTACCCCGCCGTCCGGACGTGGCTCGGGTTCGAGGACGTGCGCGTGCGCCTCGGGGACGGCACCTTCACCGCGCACCTTCAGGTGCTCGGACTGGGCGTCGACACGCTGCACGGCCGCTGGACGACCGGCCGCGGCCTGGTGGTCACAGCAGTCACGCTGGCGCACCCACCCGGGCGACACGCCGGAGCGGGAGCGGACGAGGACTGGTCGTCCGGTCGTCGGACGTGTTGA
- a CDS encoding ABC transporter ATP-binding protein, whose translation MPRSESAGDPAIDAVGLRKSFGRTRALDGFDLCVAQGEVHGFLGPNGAGKSTTIRALLGQLRLGGGRARIFGRDCWTDAVEVHRRLAYVPGDVALWNGLSGGECIDILVRLQGGGSPRRRRELVDRFDLDPTKRTRTYSKGNRQKVALVAAFSKEAELLLLDEPTSGLDPLMEEVFQSCVQEVRAQGCTVLLSSHILSEVEALCDRVTIIRAGRAVTTGTLDSLRGSTRTTVLVLTARPLGSLDAVDSVTDLHAEQQAEGVRTRLRVGPQDLPAAMEVVMAAGLLRLTVEPPNLNELFLTAYHSAGAGTPVAATPGLPA comes from the coding sequence GTGCCGAGAAGCGAGTCGGCAGGTGACCCCGCCATCGACGCGGTCGGACTCCGGAAGTCGTTCGGACGAACCCGCGCGCTCGACGGGTTCGACCTCTGCGTCGCGCAGGGAGAGGTGCACGGGTTCCTCGGCCCCAACGGTGCCGGGAAGTCCACGACGATCCGTGCGCTGCTCGGGCAGCTCCGTCTGGGCGGAGGCCGGGCGAGGATCTTCGGCCGCGACTGCTGGACCGATGCCGTCGAGGTGCACCGCCGGCTGGCCTACGTCCCCGGCGACGTCGCGCTGTGGAACGGGCTGTCGGGCGGCGAGTGCATCGACATCCTCGTGCGCCTGCAGGGTGGTGGCAGCCCTCGCAGGCGCCGCGAGCTCGTCGACCGGTTCGACCTCGACCCGACGAAGCGCACGCGCACGTACTCCAAGGGCAACCGGCAGAAGGTGGCGCTCGTCGCCGCGTTCTCCAAGGAGGCCGAGCTCCTCCTGCTGGACGAGCCCACCTCCGGTCTCGACCCGCTGATGGAGGAGGTCTTCCAGTCCTGCGTGCAGGAGGTGCGGGCGCAGGGCTGCACCGTCCTGCTCTCGAGCCACATCCTCAGCGAGGTCGAGGCGCTCTGCGACCGCGTGACGATCATCCGGGCGGGGCGTGCGGTGACCACCGGCACTCTCGACAGCCTGCGGGGCAGCACCCGGACGACCGTGCTCGTGCTCACCGCCCGGCCGCTCGGGTCCCTCGACGCCGTGGACTCCGTGACGGACCTGCACGCCGAGCAGCAGGCCGAAGGCGTCCGGACGAGGCTGCGGGTCGGCCCGCAGGACCTGCCTGCGGCCATGGAGGTCGTCATGGCGGCAGGGCTCCTGCGCCTCACGGTGGAGCCTCCCAACCTCAACGAGCTGTTCCTCACGGCTTACCACTCCGCGGGCGCCGGGACACCGGTCGCCGCGACGCCGGGGCTCCCCGCGTGA
- a CDS encoding ABC transporter permease, giving the protein MTGVVGCLRLLLRTTWVTVLGWPVVMTALLWSAAASILDLYPDAAHRELYAQAVTGSVATSVFQGRGYDLTTVGGILAQEMGILTLTLFPLVGAHIAVHLTRSLEDRGHLDIVLAGPVGRFAPVVAGMLAATASAVLVGVLGYLVLLGADYPAAGSARYAAALTLLMVGAASLGLLAGQLARTSRDAHQLAFGIVLLCYLVRGFVDVERLDATWSTPMSWLAEARPFADSPPVWPAVAFAVLAVVLTAAALWVTAHRDLGGGVMQPRPGRPEASSALRGPAALVARLTRAPSLAFLVGGGVVAFVFGLFARDMASDGLEARLVLLVQVNALLAAAVAVRCALVAAQEERAGRTGRVLAAPLSRGRWLGSTALVGAGWSLLMLAWAGLLSGLGLAIALEDDARVADGLRDAMAFAAPVLLVGALTVVLGAISPRLASLAWVVVVWAAVVALRADLLQLSQTARHLSPLEWMGQVPLETWDRGAAVGMVVLAGALLGAALLLQRRRDLVAG; this is encoded by the coding sequence GTGACCGGTGTCGTGGGCTGCCTGCGGCTGCTCCTGCGCACGACGTGGGTGACCGTCCTCGGCTGGCCCGTGGTGATGACGGCGCTGCTGTGGTCGGCCGCCGCGTCGATCCTCGACCTCTACCCGGATGCCGCTCACCGGGAGCTCTACGCCCAGGCGGTGACCGGCTCGGTCGCCACCAGCGTGTTCCAGGGGCGCGGGTACGACCTGACGACGGTCGGGGGGATCCTCGCCCAGGAGATGGGCATCCTCACCCTGACGCTGTTCCCGCTGGTCGGCGCACACATCGCCGTGCACCTGACCCGTTCCCTCGAGGACCGCGGTCACCTCGACATCGTGCTCGCCGGTCCCGTCGGTCGCTTCGCCCCCGTCGTGGCCGGGATGCTCGCCGCGACCGCGAGCGCCGTCCTCGTCGGCGTCCTCGGGTACCTCGTCCTGCTCGGTGCCGACTACCCCGCGGCGGGGTCCGCGCGGTACGCGGCAGCGCTCACCCTGCTCATGGTGGGGGCGGCGTCGCTCGGCCTGCTCGCCGGTCAGCTCGCGCGGACGTCACGCGACGCGCATCAGCTCGCGTTCGGGATCGTCCTGCTCTGCTACCTGGTGCGGGGCTTCGTCGATGTCGAGCGGCTCGACGCGACGTGGTCGACCCCCATGTCCTGGTTGGCGGAGGCCCGCCCGTTCGCCGACTCCCCGCCCGTGTGGCCCGCCGTCGCGTTCGCCGTCCTCGCTGTCGTGCTGACCGCGGCCGCGCTGTGGGTCACGGCGCACCGTGATCTCGGCGGCGGCGTGATGCAGCCCCGGCCGGGAAGGCCGGAGGCCTCCTCGGCGCTCCGCGGGCCGGCCGCGCTCGTCGCGCGACTGACCCGCGCACCGTCGCTCGCGTTCCTCGTCGGTGGTGGTGTGGTCGCGTTCGTCTTCGGCCTGTTCGCCCGGGACATGGCCAGCGACGGGCTCGAGGCCCGCCTCGTCCTCCTCGTCCAGGTCAACGCGCTCCTCGCGGCCGCCGTGGCCGTCCGGTGCGCGCTCGTGGCTGCGCAGGAGGAGCGGGCCGGTCGCACGGGGCGCGTCCTCGCCGCACCGCTGAGCCGCGGGCGCTGGCTGGGGTCGACGGCGCTGGTCGGCGCAGGGTGGTCGCTGCTGATGCTCGCGTGGGCAGGGCTGCTCAGCGGGCTGGGGCTCGCGATCGCACTCGAGGACGACGCGAGGGTGGCCGACGGTCTTCGCGACGCGATGGCGTTCGCTGCGCCCGTGCTGCTCGTGGGGGCACTGACGGTCGTCCTCGGGGCGATCAGCCCGAGGCTCGCGTCGCTCGCGTGGGTCGTCGTGGTGTGGGCCGCGGTCGTCGCGCTCCGCGCGGACCTCCTCCAGCTGAGCCAGACCGCGCGACACCTGTCCCCGCTGGAGTGGATGGGTCAGGTGCCGCTCGAGACCTGGGACCGCGGCGCCGCGGTGGGCATGGTGGTCCTCGCCGGCGCCCTGCTCGGCGCGGCGCTCCTCCTGCAGCGGCGGCGCGACCTCGTCGCCGGCTGA
- the argS gene encoding arginine--tRNA ligase produces the protein MTPDQLADALRGALVHAVDDGTFALDPAAIPASVHIERPRQREHGDWSTNVALQLAKKAGMNPRAFAEELARRLGDVPGIAAVEIAGPGFLNIRLDAAAAGELARGIVEQGAAYGRNDTFAGLKVNLEFVSANPTGPLHIGGVRWAAVGDALARVLAASGADVTREYYFNDHGAQIDRFARSLVARARGEEAPEDGYGGQYITEIADQVVADALAAGEPDPRTLPDDEAREAFRARGVELMFAEIRQSLHDFGVDFDVYFHEDSLHESGAVDRAVARLRESGHMYEADGALWLRTTEFGDDKDRVVIKSDGEAAYIAGDIAYYLDKRERGFDRVVIMLGSDHHGYVGRMMAVCAAFGDTPHVNLELLIGQLVNLVKDGEPVRMSKRAGTIITIDDLVEAVGVDAARYALSRSSSDQQIDLDLDLLAKATNENPVYYVQYAHARTAAVGRNAAEAGVRREDGFDASLLDHESEAKLLGLLADFPRVVAQAGDLREPHRVARYAEEVAGAYHKWYDQKRRVVPWGDEEITDAHRTRLWLNDATRQVLANALGLLGVSAPERM, from the coding sequence GTGACTCCCGACCAGCTCGCCGACGCACTGCGCGGCGCTCTCGTGCACGCCGTCGACGACGGCACGTTCGCCCTCGACCCGGCCGCGATCCCGGCCAGTGTGCACATCGAGCGACCCCGCCAGCGCGAGCACGGCGACTGGTCGACCAACGTCGCGCTGCAGCTCGCCAAGAAGGCGGGGATGAACCCCCGCGCGTTCGCCGAGGAGCTCGCGCGCCGACTCGGTGACGTCCCCGGGATCGCCGCGGTCGAGATCGCCGGGCCCGGCTTCCTCAACATCCGCCTCGACGCGGCCGCCGCCGGCGAGCTCGCGCGCGGCATCGTCGAGCAGGGCGCGGCGTACGGCCGCAACGACACGTTCGCGGGCCTCAAGGTCAACCTCGAGTTCGTGTCCGCCAACCCCACGGGCCCGCTGCACATCGGTGGCGTGCGCTGGGCGGCCGTCGGCGACGCGCTGGCACGCGTCCTCGCGGCGTCGGGTGCCGACGTCACGCGGGAGTACTACTTCAACGACCACGGCGCGCAGATCGACCGGTTCGCGCGCTCGCTCGTCGCTCGCGCGCGGGGCGAGGAGGCCCCCGAGGACGGGTACGGCGGGCAGTACATCACCGAGATCGCCGACCAGGTCGTCGCCGACGCGCTCGCGGCCGGTGAGCCTGACCCGCGCACGCTGCCCGACGACGAGGCGCGCGAGGCCTTCCGTGCCCGTGGCGTCGAGCTGATGTTCGCCGAGATCCGGCAGTCGCTGCACGACTTCGGCGTCGACTTCGACGTGTACTTCCACGAGGACTCGCTGCACGAGTCCGGCGCCGTGGACCGCGCCGTCGCACGCCTGCGCGAGTCCGGCCACATGTACGAGGCCGACGGCGCGCTGTGGCTGCGGACCACCGAGTTCGGCGACGACAAGGACCGCGTCGTCATCAAGTCCGACGGTGAGGCGGCGTACATCGCGGGCGACATCGCGTACTACCTGGACAAGCGCGAGCGCGGCTTCGACCGCGTCGTCATCATGCTGGGCTCGGACCACCACGGGTACGTCGGCCGGATGATGGCCGTGTGCGCGGCGTTCGGGGACACCCCGCACGTGAACCTCGAGCTGCTCATCGGACAGCTGGTCAACCTCGTCAAGGACGGCGAGCCCGTCCGGATGTCCAAGCGCGCGGGCACGATCATCACGATCGACGACCTCGTCGAGGCCGTCGGCGTCGACGCCGCGCGGTACGCGCTGTCGCGATCGTCGTCCGACCAGCAGATCGACCTCGACCTCGACCTGCTCGCCAAGGCCACCAACGAGAACCCCGTCTACTACGTGCAGTACGCGCACGCGCGCACTGCCGCGGTCGGCCGCAACGCCGCCGAGGCCGGCGTGCGCCGGGAGGACGGCTTCGACGCCTCCCTGCTTGACCACGAGTCCGAGGCCAAGCTCCTCGGCCTGCTGGCCGACTTCCCGCGGGTCGTCGCCCAGGCCGGGGACCTGCGCGAGCCGCACCGCGTCGCGCGCTACGCCGAGGAGGTCGCCGGTGCGTACCACAAGTGGTACGACCAGAAGCGCCGCGTCGTGCCGTGGGGCGACGAGGAGATCACCGACGCGCACCGCACGCGCCTGTGGCTCAACGACGCGACCCGCCAGGTGCTCGCGAACGCGCTCGGCCTGCTCGGGGTGAGCGCGCCGGAGCGGATGTGA
- the lysA gene encoding diaminopimelate decarboxylase yields MTAEPLGVPWSSGVVRGADGAVRVAGVDVRDLAATHGTPAYVVDEADVRARARAYRTAFETACAQVGTGVDVYYAGKALLTRAVARWVHDEGLRVDTASGGELAVALAAGVPGAHLGLHGNNKSDDELRAALDAGVGRIIVDSLVEVDRLAALVREHRGPAGAPAPVMVRVTTGVHAGGHEFISTAHEDQKFGLSLAAGPDGGDSPALAALLRVLDHPELHLLGIHSHIGSQILDPSGFAVAAHRVLALRAALRERTGVLVDEVDLGGGYGIAYLPHEVPLDPDRIAKEVAQAVADAARELGTPLPRLSIEPGRAIVGPPGLTLYTVGTVKPVRLDDGRVRTYVSVDGGMSDNIRPALYGAQYHAAIVSRVSDVAPVLARVVGKHCESGDIVVHEVQLPGDVRAGDLLAVAATGAYGRSMASNYNLLTRPPVVAVTAGESRVLVRRETVEDLLALDVAAT; encoded by the coding sequence GTGACCGCCGAGCCCCTCGGCGTGCCGTGGTCGTCCGGCGTCGTGCGCGGCGCCGACGGTGCCGTGCGGGTCGCCGGCGTCGACGTCCGGGACCTCGCGGCCACGCACGGTACGCCCGCGTACGTCGTCGACGAGGCGGACGTGCGCGCCCGTGCGCGTGCCTACCGCACGGCCTTCGAGACCGCGTGCGCGCAGGTCGGCACGGGTGTGGACGTCTACTACGCGGGCAAGGCCCTGCTGACCCGCGCGGTCGCGCGGTGGGTGCACGACGAGGGGCTCCGGGTCGACACGGCGAGCGGCGGGGAGCTGGCCGTCGCGCTGGCGGCGGGCGTCCCGGGTGCGCACCTCGGCCTGCACGGCAACAACAAGTCCGACGACGAGCTGCGTGCGGCTCTCGACGCGGGCGTCGGGCGCATCATCGTCGACTCGCTCGTCGAGGTGGACCGTCTCGCCGCACTCGTCCGCGAGCACCGCGGGCCCGCCGGGGCGCCGGCGCCCGTGATGGTCCGCGTCACGACGGGCGTGCACGCCGGCGGGCACGAGTTCATCTCCACGGCCCACGAGGACCAGAAGTTCGGGCTGTCGCTCGCCGCGGGCCCCGACGGCGGAGACAGCCCTGCGCTCGCGGCCCTGCTGCGCGTCCTGGACCACCCCGAGCTGCACCTGCTCGGCATCCACTCGCACATCGGCTCGCAGATCCTCGACCCGTCGGGGTTCGCGGTCGCGGCGCACCGCGTGCTCGCGCTGCGCGCGGCGCTGCGGGAGCGGACGGGCGTGCTGGTCGACGAGGTGGACCTCGGCGGCGGCTACGGCATCGCGTACCTGCCGCACGAGGTCCCGCTCGACCCCGACCGCATCGCCAAGGAGGTCGCGCAGGCCGTGGCCGACGCGGCGCGCGAGCTCGGGACGCCGCTGCCGCGGCTGTCGATCGAGCCGGGGCGTGCGATCGTCGGGCCCCCGGGCCTGACGCTGTACACGGTCGGGACGGTCAAGCCGGTGCGCCTCGACGACGGCCGCGTGCGCACCTACGTGTCGGTCGACGGCGGCATGAGCGACAACATCCGTCCCGCGCTGTACGGCGCGCAGTACCACGCCGCGATCGTGTCGCGCGTGTCGGACGTCGCGCCGGTGCTGGCCCGGGTCGTCGGCAAGCACTGCGAGAGCGGCGACATCGTGGTCCACGAGGTGCAGCTGCCGGGCGACGTGCGCGCCGGCGACCTGCTCGCCGTGGCCGCCACGGGTGCCTACGGGCGCTCGATGGCGTCGAACTACAACCTCCTGACGCGTCCGCCGGTCGTCGCCGTCACGGCGGGGGAGTCGCGCGTGCTCGTGCGGCGCGAGACGGTCGAGGACCTGCTCGCGCTGGACGTCGCCGCCACCTGA
- a CDS encoding heme oxygenase (biliverdin-producing), with amino-acid sequence MTATTPDQVLDPAPPLSAALRDGTRADHEAAERSDFVEHLVGGTLPLAGYVDLAAQQHAVYTALEAAGDRLVAAGADGGLVFPELVRVPAIEADLAHLLGGDWRTQVRVLPATADYVARLEAVGDDLPRYAAHAYTRYLGDLSGGQILKRMIERHHGLSGAGVSFYDFPQIHKLKPFKDVYRERLDALDLTPAQRDEVVEEARVAFRLNRAVFVDLAAVHVV; translated from the coding sequence ATGACCGCAACGACCCCCGACCAGGTCCTCGACCCGGCTCCCCCGCTGTCGGCCGCGCTGCGCGACGGCACGCGGGCGGACCACGAGGCGGCCGAGCGGTCCGACTTCGTCGAGCACCTCGTCGGCGGCACGCTGCCGCTCGCCGGCTACGTCGACCTCGCCGCGCAGCAGCACGCGGTGTACACCGCCCTCGAGGCCGCCGGCGACCGCCTCGTCGCGGCGGGTGCCGACGGCGGCCTGGTGTTCCCCGAGCTCGTGCGCGTCCCCGCGATCGAGGCGGACCTCGCCCACCTGCTCGGCGGGGACTGGCGCACGCAGGTGCGCGTGCTTCCCGCGACCGCGGACTACGTCGCACGGCTCGAGGCGGTCGGCGACGACCTGCCCCGCTACGCCGCCCACGCGTACACGCGGTACCTCGGGGACCTGTCGGGCGGGCAGATCCTCAAGCGCATGATCGAGCGCCACCACGGGCTGAGCGGCGCGGGCGTGTCGTTCTACGACTTCCCGCAGATCCACAAGCTCAAGCCGTTCAAGGACGTCTACCGCGAGCGCCTCGACGCGCTCGACCTCACACCCGCGCAGCGCGACGAGGTGGTCGAGGAGGCGCGCGTCGCGTTCCGGCTCAACCGGGCGGTGTTCGTCGACCTCGCGGCGGTGCACGTCGTCTGA
- a CDS encoding homoserine dehydrogenase, producing MALSPGTHPPLRVAVLGCGVVGTEVVRRLVTESDELAARVGARLELVGVAVRSLDAERDPVVDRALLTTDAESLVARADAVVELMGGIEPARTLVLRAIEHGASVVTANKALLAQDGPALYDAADAAGVDLYFEAAVAGAIPIVRPVRESLAGDTVQRVLGIVNGTTNYVLDSMTTEGLGLAQAVKEAQVLGYAEADPTADVEGYDAAAKAAILASLAFHTRVALDDVDRVGITALTADDVTWAERTGHVLKLLAVAERARAADGSEGVLVRVQPTLVPSDHPLAGVRGAFNAVFVEAEAAGELMFYGRGAGGAPTASAVLGDLVSVARHRVLGGRGPVESSHADLPVLDGGEARSRYQVRLEVDDRPGVLARVAAELAAQGVSIESVRQTLQGTGDDVSATLVITTHTAPERAVRATVDAVAALDVVRGVVSVLPVL from the coding sequence GTGGCCCTCAGCCCCGGCACCCACCCGCCCCTGCGCGTCGCCGTCCTCGGCTGCGGCGTCGTCGGGACGGAGGTCGTGCGCCGCCTGGTGACGGAGAGCGACGAGCTCGCCGCGCGCGTCGGTGCCCGGCTCGAGCTGGTCGGGGTGGCCGTCCGCTCGCTGGACGCCGAGCGTGACCCCGTCGTGGACCGCGCGCTGCTCACGACGGACGCCGAGTCGCTCGTCGCCCGCGCGGACGCGGTCGTCGAGCTCATGGGGGGCATCGAGCCGGCCCGCACACTGGTGCTGCGGGCGATCGAGCACGGTGCGTCGGTCGTCACGGCGAACAAGGCGCTGCTGGCCCAGGACGGCCCGGCGCTGTACGACGCGGCCGACGCGGCCGGTGTCGACCTCTACTTCGAGGCCGCCGTCGCCGGTGCGATCCCCATCGTGCGTCCGGTCCGGGAGTCGCTCGCGGGTGACACCGTGCAGCGCGTGCTCGGCATCGTCAACGGCACGACCAACTACGTGCTGGACTCGATGACCACCGAGGGCCTCGGGCTCGCCCAGGCCGTCAAGGAGGCCCAGGTCCTGGGCTACGCCGAGGCGGACCCCACGGCCGACGTCGAGGGCTACGACGCCGCGGCGAAGGCCGCGATCCTCGCGTCGCTCGCGTTCCACACGCGCGTCGCCCTGGACGACGTCGACCGGGTCGGCATCACGGCGCTCACCGCAGACGACGTCACCTGGGCCGAGCGCACGGGGCACGTGCTCAAGCTCCTCGCGGTCGCGGAGCGCGCCCGCGCGGCGGACGGCAGCGAGGGCGTGCTCGTGCGCGTCCAGCCCACGCTGGTGCCGTCCGACCACCCGCTCGCGGGGGTGCGTGGCGCCTTCAACGCGGTGTTCGTCGAGGCGGAGGCCGCCGGCGAGCTCATGTTCTACGGGCGCGGCGCGGGCGGGGCGCCGACGGCGTCGGCCGTCCTCGGCGACCTGGTCTCGGTGGCGCGTCACCGCGTGCTGGGCGGCAGGGGTCCCGTCGAGTCGTCCCACGCGGACCTGCCCGTCCTCGACGGCGGCGAGGCACGCTCGCGCTACCAGGTGCGCCTCGAGGTCGACGACCGTCCGGGCGTCCTGGCACGCGTGGCGGCCGAGCTGGCCGCGCAGGGCGTGTCGATCGAGTCCGTGCGCCAGACCCTGCAGGGCACGGGCGACGACGTGTCGGCCACCCTCGTCATCACCACCCACACCGCTCCCGAGCGTGCCGTGCGTGCGACGGTGGACGCGGTCGCCGCGCTCGACGTCGTGCGCGGCGTCGTGTCCGTGCTGCCGGTGCTCTGA